From the genome of Candidatus Angelobacter sp., one region includes:
- the nadD gene encoding nicotinate (nicotinamide) nucleotide adenylyltransferase, with amino-acid sequence MQSIGLFGGSFNPVHLGHLLVAEAAREELQLSRLFFIPAAQSPFKPGCALAPAEQRMQLLRLALAGRTYCEIDDQEIRRGGVSYSVETVRDYARRFPDARLFYLIGADHVPQLPKWRDADELARLVEFVVVPRPGGTTADFPRPFRGLRLNGFPLGVSSSQIRDRVKAGLPVDLLVGPAIAEAICNNRLYL; translated from the coding sequence TCGGTGGCTCGTTCAATCCCGTTCATCTTGGTCATCTGCTTGTGGCCGAGGCGGCGCGGGAAGAGCTGCAATTATCGCGCCTCTTCTTCATTCCCGCGGCGCAATCTCCTTTCAAACCCGGCTGCGCGCTCGCCCCGGCCGAGCAGCGGATGCAATTGCTGCGGTTGGCACTGGCTGGTCGGACCTATTGCGAGATCGATGATCAGGAGATCCGGCGCGGGGGCGTCTCCTACTCCGTCGAGACGGTGCGCGACTACGCCCGCCGTTTTCCCGACGCCCGGTTGTTTTACCTCATCGGTGCGGATCACGTTCCGCAACTGCCCAAGTGGCGCGATGCGGACGAGTTGGCCCGCCTCGTCGAGTTCGTGGTGGTGCCGCGACCGGGCGGTACGACCGCGGATTTCCCCCGGCCGTTTCGCGGCCTGCGGTTGAACGGGTTCCCGCTGGGCGTTTCGTCGTCGCAAATCCGCGACCGCGTGAAGGCCGGTTTGCCGGTGGACCTGCTGGTCGGACCGGCCATCGCCGAGGCCATCTGCAACAATCGTCTTTATCTTTGA